From a single Apium graveolens cultivar Ventura chromosome 2, ASM990537v1, whole genome shotgun sequence genomic region:
- the LOC141689549 gene encoding uncharacterized protein LOC141689549 yields MEKAFELAEVKNEKKMKYASYYLKDEGRYWWESTKVLQEEETISSQNFMEFFLEKYLPSYIQDQLEMRFLDFKQENMMMAEYEVKFSDLERFMPEYVNTEAKKAKRFQQGLKPWIQSQVAFLEIRTFAYVVQITIIVEGEREATKRKYEGKKKKFEDSESEQGRSKFKGKFGKNVSNARQKFQKFKPENGNQKNRF; encoded by the coding sequence atggagaaagcttttGAATTAGCAGAAGTTAAGAACGAGAAGAAGATGAAATACGCAAGTTATTACTTGAAGGATGAGGGTAgatattggtgggaatctaccaAAGTGTTGCAAGAAGAAGAAACTATCTCTTCGCAAAATTTTATGGAATTTTTTCTAGAGAAGTATTTACCGAGTTATATCCAAGATCAGTTAGAGATGAGGTTTCTGGATTTCAAGCAAGAGAATATGATGATGGCAGAGTATGAAGTGAAGTTTTCAGATTTAGAAAGATTTATGCCAGAGTACGTGAATACAGAAGctaagaaagctaaaagatttcaacaaggacttaagccgtggattcAGAGTCAAGTGGCTTTTCTCGAGATAAGGACTTTTGCTTACGTGGTACAGATTACAATTATTGTGGAAGGAGAAAGAGAAGCAACTAAAAGGAAATATGaaggaaagaaaaagaagtttgaggATTCAGAATCGGAACAAGGAAGGTCTAAGTTTAAGGGAAAGTTTGGGAAGAATGTTAGCAATGCTAGACAGAAATTCCAAAAGTTTAAGCCTGAAAATGGGAATCAAAAGAATCGTTTTTAG